The following nucleotide sequence is from Acidimicrobiales bacterium.
CATGCGCGCCAGACGGTCGAAAACCTCCATGTAGACCCGCTCGAGCACACCGGGGCGCCGACCGACCGACATCGCCGACTCTCGAGTCATGATCGCGACGAGGTCGCCCTGCCAACGGACGGGGATACACACCAGGCGGGCGAACTCGCTCCGGCGCGGTATCGCCACCTCTCCCTCGACGACGCTGCCGATCGCCCAGGCTCTCGGCAGCACGGGACGCTCCGATGCGGTCATCAGCGTGCCCACGAGATCGTCGATATGCAGCGTCTGATTGGTAGTCGGTCGGATTTGGCCGAGGACCACGAACCTGTCCGGAGCGCCTTTGGTCACCGGCACAAACAGAAGAAGGTCGGAGAAGGAGAGGTCGGAGAGCACCCCCCAGCCCGCGACGAGCCGGTGAAGGTGCCCTACCACTGGACCTTCCAGCTCGGTGTACTCCTCAACCAGCTCGGCAAGTGTCGCCACGACTCGTCTTTCTCCTGGCCGTTACTAGGTCCAGATCCGCTCGCCCAGCCGGAGCAAGCCGGGGAGGTCGTGGATGTCGGCGTCGAACTCCGGCGCGGTCGCGACCACATCGGGACGAACGGCGAGCTCCTTGCGCTGAGCCGCCTCGCGTCGGGCCACGATATTGAAATTCCTGAAGTTCTCCCCCACTTCGTAGAGAACCCGCGCAAGCTGCTGCCGGTCGGCACCAAGGGCATCCGCGAAACCCTCGGTTGCAGCGAACTCCGGGGCATCGTCGTACAGACGGCTGGCACGCCGCTCGGCGCCCTCGTCGAGCAGGTAGTGCGGCAGGACCTTGTTGAGCACCAGGCCGCCGAGGTGGAACCGCTTGGAGGACAGCACCCTGATGAAGAACTCCGCCTCACGAACCGGGGCAGCCTCGAGGGTACTGACGACGACGAACGTCGTCCGGCTATCGTGCAATACCCGTTCGACCGCGCGAGCTCGTTCCACGAACCCGCTGTACATCGTTTGGAACAGGATGAAGAACTCTGCGATGTCTTCCAAGAACTGTGAACCGAGCACCCGATCGGCGACCTGGTAGAACGGTCTGGTCGCCAGGTTCACCATTCGCGACCTGTAGGGCGCGATCAACAACCTGAGCAGACGTGACGAGAAGAACTCCGCCATTCGTTGTGGGGCCTCGATGAAGTCGATGGCGTTCCGCGTGGGCGGGGTGTCGACAACAATCAGATCGAAGTTGCCCTCCAGGTGAATCTCATAGAGCCGCTCCATCGCGATGTAGTCGTGGCTCTGCACAAACTTGCCGGAGATGTTCTGATAGAGCGGGTTGGACAGGATCCTCTGCGCGGTCTGCCGGTCAGGCGCGTGCCTGCGGACCAGGTCGTCCCA
It contains:
- a CDS encoding histidine kinase N-terminal domain-containing protein codes for the protein MATLAELVEEYTELEGPVVGHLHRLVAGWGVLSDLSFSDLLLFVPVTKGAPDRFVVLGQIRPTTNQTLHIDDLVGTLMTASERPVLPRAWAIGSVVEGEVAIPRRSEFARLVCIPVRWQGDLVAIMTRESAMSVGRRPGVLERVYMEVFDRLARM
- a CDS encoding ArsA-related P-loop ATPase, which codes for MSQVDAAKRPQTTIGGLLASKEIAIACGSGGVGKTTTAAALAAMAAVHHGGKVLVLTVDPARRLANALGLEGFGNVETRIEPDAFKSAGVRPRGELWAAMLDTKQSWDDLVRRHAPDRQTAQRILSNPLYQNISGKFVQSHDYIAMERLYEIHLEGNFDLIVVDTPPTRNAIDFIEAPQRMAEFFSSRLLRLLIAPYRSRMVNLATRPFYQVADRVLGSQFLEDIAEFFILFQTMYSGFVERARAVERVLHDSRTTFVVVSTLEAAPVREAEFFIRVLSSKRFHLGGLVLNKVLPHYLLDEGAERRASRLYDDAPEFAATEGFADALGADRQQLARVLYEVGENFRNFNIVARREAAQRKELAVRPDVVATAPEFDADIHDLPGLLRLGERIWT